A genome region from Coprococcus phoceensis includes the following:
- a CDS encoding MATE family efflux transporter gives MKNPMESKPVFPLLMSMAVPPMVSMLIQSMYNIVDSIFVARLGEEALTAVSLAYPLQNLVLAVAVGLGVGANAGIARNLGAKNQDRVDRIAAHTIFFTAIHAIIFILVGIFLTKPFLQMFTQNENVLRWGCEYSYIVICLSSGSLFHIAIEKMFQSCGNMVIPMAMQALGAIINIILDPIMIFGYFGFPALGVKGAAIATVIGQFAACICSVILFVARCKEIKIRFKGFRLDKTIVSQLYVVAIPSTIMMSLPSVLIGILNGILAAISQVGVAVLGIYFKLQSFVYMPGNGVIQGMRPMISYSYGAKQYDRLKETIKVSVLVSGVIMILGTMLFVLLPRPILELFKAGDEMMTMGETALRVIGTGFIFSAVSTVFAGVFEALGRGVESLVVSLLRQLVIIVPVSLMLVRFLGVTGVWISFPVAEIIAMVISIILLRRTLHRLVERSTNS, from the coding sequence ATGAAAAACCCAATGGAATCCAAACCGGTATTTCCGCTTTTGATGTCTATGGCAGTACCGCCGATGGTGTCGATGCTGATCCAGTCTATGTACAATATAGTGGACAGCATATTTGTTGCGCGATTGGGTGAAGAAGCGCTGACGGCAGTTTCCCTTGCATATCCCTTGCAGAATCTTGTCTTGGCGGTTGCGGTAGGACTTGGAGTGGGGGCAAATGCAGGCATTGCAAGAAATTTGGGAGCCAAAAATCAAGACCGGGTAGACCGCATTGCTGCTCATACAATTTTCTTTACGGCGATTCATGCGATTATTTTTATACTGGTTGGAATTTTTTTGACGAAGCCGTTCTTGCAGATGTTTACACAGAATGAAAACGTGCTGAGGTGGGGATGTGAATATTCATATATCGTCATCTGCCTTTCCTCCGGAAGTTTGTTCCATATTGCGATCGAAAAGATGTTTCAGTCCTGTGGAAATATGGTGATTCCGATGGCGATGCAGGCACTCGGTGCGATTATCAATATTATTTTAGATCCGATCATGATATTCGGCTATTTCGGATTCCCGGCACTCGGGGTAAAAGGAGCGGCGATCGCAACGGTGATCGGGCAATTTGCAGCATGTATCTGTTCTGTGATTTTGTTTGTGGCCAGATGTAAAGAAATCAAGATCCGGTTTAAAGGATTTCGTTTGGATAAGACAATTGTAAGCCAGCTTTATGTCGTAGCGATTCCGTCCACGATTATGATGTCACTGCCATCTGTTTTGATTGGAATTTTAAATGGAATCCTTGCGGCGATCTCTCAGGTGGGAGTGGCAGTGCTTGGAATTTATTTCAAACTGCAGTCGTTTGTATATATGCCTGGAAACGGAGTGATTCAGGGAATGCGTCCGATGATCAGCTACAGCTATGGAGCAAAACAATACGACCGTCTGAAGGAGACGATCAAAGTGAGTGTGCTGGTGTCGGGAGTCATTATGATTTTAGGGACGATGTTGTTTGTGCTGCTGCCTAGACCGATTCTGGAACTATTCAAGGCGGGAGATGAGATGATGACAATGGGAGAAACGGCGCTTCGCGTCATTGGAACCGGGTTTATTTTTTCGGCGGTCAGCACGGTGTTTGCGGGTGTGTTTGAGGCGCTTGGAAGAGGTGTGGAATCACTTGTGGTGTCTTTGCTGCGTCAATTGGTCATCATAGTGCCGGTATCACTTATGTTAGTGAGATTTCTCGGTGTGACAGGAGTTTGGATATCGTTCCCGGTCGCAGAGATTATTGCGATGGTAATTTCGATTATTTTGTTGAGACGAACCTTGCATCGCCTTGTTGAAAGAAGTACAAATTCGTAG
- a CDS encoding Maf family protein yields the protein MRKKRIVLASASPRRSELMKQAGFTFEIQVSKKEEVYQSERPDEIVEELSLLKAEDVAQSLEQENVIVIGADTVVALDGKILGKPKSKEDAFAMIQSLQGRAHQVYTGTAILIFDEFGNCRTVNHAVCTEVFVNPMSEEEITDYIEHENVMDKAGAYGIQGRFAIHIDKIEGDYYNVVGLPISYIYEVLKEEVER from the coding sequence ATGAGAAAAAAAAGAATTGTGCTTGCTTCAGCATCACCAAGAAGAAGTGAGTTGATGAAACAGGCTGGATTTACATTTGAAATTCAGGTGAGCAAAAAGGAAGAGGTTTATCAAAGTGAGCGACCGGATGAGATTGTAGAAGAACTGTCTCTTTTGAAGGCTGAGGATGTCGCGCAAAGTTTGGAACAAGAAAATGTGATCGTGATCGGAGCCGATACGGTTGTAGCTTTGGATGGAAAGATTTTGGGCAAACCAAAGTCAAAAGAAGATGCATTTGCGATGATTCAGAGTCTGCAAGGAAGAGCACATCAGGTTTATACCGGGACTGCGATTTTGATTTTTGATGAGTTCGGAAACTGCCGGACAGTCAATCATGCAGTGTGCACGGAAGTATTTGTAAATCCGATGAGTGAAGAAGAAATCACAGACTATATCGAACATGAAAATGTCATGGACAAAGCGGGGGCGTATGGAATCCAAGGGAGGTTTGCAATCCATATAGATAAGATAGAAGGAGACTATTATAACGTTGTCGGATTGCCGATTTCTTATATTTATGAAGTGCTCAAAGAGGAGGTAGAACGATGA
- the brnQ gene encoding branched-chain amino acid transport system II carrier protein, with product MNQLTKKNTILVGLTLFSMFFGAGNLIFPPFLGNQAGVNVWIAMAGFAVTAIGFPIFGVAAVAKSGGLDVLAKRVHPVFASIFTLLIYVSIGPGLAIPRTASTSFEMAVLPFIPTGIDAGKVQLIYSAAFFFVAFLIALKPEKLTECLGKFLTPCLLALIFIVFVRALFFKSGSFGASTEAYQAGSFVKGFLEGYQTMDTIAALNFGIVIALGIRAKGVTEERAVVKETMKAGLIAGGLLLAIYSALCYIGAMVSGTYQNGENGAQVLTYVVQKIFGQAGLVLLGVIFLIACLNTCVGLLCCCSEYFKELIPKVPYIVWSAVFAGISFLVSNLGLSNILKVSVPILQTIYPMAIVLIVLAFLHPWIAKWRFVYPVTILMTGLTSVFYILGTLGVKMGVITTVLKSLPLYKEQLVWIIPAIFGLAVGILSSILLPKRGRK from the coding sequence ATGAATCAATTGACAAAAAAGAATACAATATTAGTGGGACTTACATTGTTCTCCATGTTTTTTGGAGCGGGAAATTTGATTTTCCCGCCGTTTTTAGGAAATCAAGCAGGCGTAAATGTATGGATAGCCATGGCGGGATTTGCCGTTACAGCGATAGGTTTTCCGATTTTTGGTGTGGCAGCAGTCGCAAAATCAGGAGGGTTGGATGTGCTGGCAAAAAGAGTTCATCCTGTTTTTGCATCTATATTTACCCTTTTAATCTATGTGTCGATTGGGCCGGGACTTGCAATTCCGAGAACGGCAAGCACTTCTTTTGAGATGGCAGTGCTGCCTTTTATTCCGACGGGTATCGATGCAGGGAAAGTACAGCTGATCTATTCAGCGGCGTTCTTTTTCGTGGCATTTTTGATTGCTTTGAAACCGGAAAAATTGACAGAATGTTTGGGAAAATTTTTAACTCCATGTCTGCTTGCGTTGATTTTTATCGTATTTGTGCGGGCGCTGTTTTTTAAATCAGGAAGCTTTGGGGCGTCGACAGAGGCATATCAGGCAGGAAGCTTTGTAAAAGGATTTCTAGAAGGTTATCAGACGATGGACACGATTGCAGCATTGAACTTTGGAATCGTAATCGCACTCGGAATTCGTGCCAAAGGAGTGACTGAGGAGCGGGCAGTTGTCAAGGAGACGATGAAGGCAGGTCTGATTGCAGGTGGACTCCTGCTTGCAATATACAGCGCGCTTTGCTATATCGGAGCGATGGTGAGTGGAACGTATCAGAACGGGGAAAATGGTGCGCAGGTTCTGACATATGTTGTGCAGAAAATATTTGGACAGGCAGGACTTGTTCTGCTCGGAGTTATTTTTCTGATTGCATGTCTAAATACATGTGTCGGTTTATTGTGCTGCTGCAGTGAATATTTCAAAGAACTGATTCCAAAGGTTCCGTATATTGTATGGAGCGCTGTCTTTGCCGGAATAAGTTTTCTGGTATCCAATCTTGGACTGAGTAATATTTTGAAAGTATCAGTTCCGATTTTGCAGACGATTTATCCGATGGCAATCGTATTGATTGTATTGGCATTTTTGCATCCGTGGATCGCAAAATGGAGATTTGTCTATCCGGTTACGATTCTGATGACAGGACTGACAAGCGTTTTCTATATATTAGGAACGCTTGGGGTAAAAATGGGCGTGATTACAACTGTTTTAAAGAGTCTGCCGTTATATAAAGAACAGTTAGTGTGGATCATACCTGCAATTTTCGGCTTGGCTGTGGGAATTTTGAGTTCGATTCTATTGCCAAAAAGGGGGAGAAAATGA
- a CDS encoding helix-turn-helix domain-containing protein, producing MQIGTVIRKYRKEKNMTQEEMASYLGVTAPAVNKWENGNACPDIMLLAPIARLLGISTDTLLSYREELTKQEIANISNEIGKRLMKEPYEDVFRSAMQKIQEYPNCGKLAFVLAQILDSYFGIEDVRGKEQYKKEILAIYDRALESEEEEIRQGAIIALYNECLRTGQYELAQSYLDRIPKKWINLDRLQAMLYRKAGKRQEAYELLERILFQSCSEINVCFQGLYLLEMEKNDVARAEKLMEKAEEISRILEMSDYMILSPRFNMALDRKDKEECLILLEQQIASIETIDSFKKADLYRHMQFAETSDRSMVKAMLRKALENDEEIEFLRGDERFRKLIKRLS from the coding sequence ATGCAAATTGGAACGGTAATCAGAAAGTATCGAAAAGAAAAGAATATGACACAGGAAGAGATGGCATCTTATCTCGGCGTGACAGCACCTGCGGTGAATAAGTGGGAGAATGGAAATGCATGCCCGGATATTATGCTTTTAGCTCCAATTGCAAGACTTTTGGGAATTAGCACGGATACATTGTTATCGTATCGCGAAGAATTGACAAAGCAGGAGATCGCCAATATTTCAAATGAAATCGGGAAGCGTCTGATGAAAGAGCCTTACGAGGATGTATTTCGAAGTGCGATGCAGAAAATACAGGAGTATCCGAACTGTGGAAAGTTGGCGTTTGTCTTGGCGCAGATTTTGGATAGTTATTTCGGGATAGAGGATGTGCGTGGAAAAGAGCAGTATAAGAAAGAGATTCTCGCTATTTATGACAGGGCTTTGGAGAGTGAGGAGGAAGAAATCAGGCAGGGAGCAATTATTGCATTGTATAATGAATGTTTGCGAACTGGGCAGTATGAGTTGGCACAAAGTTATCTTGATAGAATACCGAAGAAATGGATAAATTTGGATAGGCTTCAGGCAATGCTTTATAGAAAGGCCGGAAAGCGACAGGAAGCATATGAACTTTTGGAGCGGATTCTCTTTCAGAGCTGTTCGGAAATCAATGTTTGCTTTCAAGGACTTTATTTATTGGAGATGGAGAAAAATGATGTTGCAAGAGCAGAAAAACTGATGGAAAAGGCGGAGGAAATTTCACGTATTTTAGAGATGAGCGACTATATGATTCTTTCTCCGAGATTCAATATGGCATTGGATAGAAAGGATAAAGAGGAGTGTCTTATACTTTTAGAGCAACAGATTGCCAGCATAGAAACGATAGATTCTTTCAAAAAAGCGGATTTGTACAGACATATGCAATTTGCGGAGACGAGTGACAGGTCTATGGTAAAAGCAATGCTGAGAAAAGCATTGGAAAACGATGAGGAGATAGAATTTTTACGGGGGGATGAACGATTTCGGAAATTGATAAAAAGGCTTAGTTGA
- the asnB gene encoding asparagine synthase (glutamine-hydrolyzing): protein MIKVQEYRGHIRNWEELCERLGISLLLPRKEREEEILVKAYETWGYEMADHMHGMFAFALWDEENNQLFCLRDPFGTKPFYYYETEDGTLLYGTTIRKIMEQPGFKKELNEEMLQLYLSLTYVAGENTFFRGLKKLMPGRYLIWKDGVLKIERYWSPQFHPDESKSLEDWADEIHTTLQEIMPEVKAKDETVESFLSGGVDSSYVLAMSEAKVADCCGYEEERFDESRMAEETANLLGRTFSRRVITPEEYFETVPYVMYNMEQPLGDASAIVFAIGCKATAEHTKICYSGEGADEFFGGYNMYRNAERYGENLKDFYVGNTNIMKEDEKQKILKHYDPDVLPIEVAAPIYEEMEGLDPLSKMSNVDIQIWLEGDIYLNVDKMSEAAGLEIRMPLTDRRIFDIASRMPSKYKVNDEQNKVAFRTAAAKVLPEEIAFRKKLGFIVPIRIWMADDRYNQDVRAKFQSEMAEKFFNVDEINAIFDEYVNGNSDNWRKVWTIYTFLVWYEEYFVKR from the coding sequence ATGATAAAAGTACAGGAATACAGAGGACATATCCGCAATTGGGAAGAACTCTGTGAGCGGCTTGGGATTTCTCTTTTGCTGCCGCGCAAAGAACGGGAAGAAGAGATTTTGGTGAAAGCATATGAGACATGGGGATATGAGATGGCAGATCACATGCACGGCATGTTTGCATTTGCCTTGTGGGATGAGGAGAACAATCAGTTGTTCTGTCTGAGAGACCCGTTTGGAACAAAACCGTTTTACTATTATGAGACAGAAGATGGGACACTTCTTTATGGCACAACAATCCGAAAGATCATGGAGCAGCCGGGATTCAAAAAAGAATTGAATGAGGAGATGCTTCAGCTGTATTTGAGCCTGACATATGTTGCGGGTGAGAATACGTTTTTCCGCGGATTAAAAAAATTGATGCCGGGACGGTACTTGATCTGGAAAGATGGAGTATTGAAGATTGAGCGCTACTGGAGTCCGCAGTTTCATCCAGATGAAAGTAAATCATTGGAAGACTGGGCAGATGAGATCCATACGACACTTCAGGAAATCATGCCGGAAGTGAAGGCAAAGGATGAGACAGTAGAATCGTTCTTATCCGGCGGCGTGGATTCTTCCTATGTGCTTGCAATGTCTGAGGCGAAAGTAGCAGATTGCTGTGGATATGAGGAAGAGAGATTTGACGAATCAAGGATGGCAGAAGAGACAGCAAACCTTCTTGGACGAACATTTTCCAGACGCGTTATCACGCCGGAGGAGTATTTTGAGACAGTACCTTATGTCATGTACAATATGGAGCAGCCACTTGGGGATGCGTCAGCAATTGTTTTTGCAATCGGATGTAAAGCGACAGCAGAGCATACGAAGATCTGCTACTCAGGTGAAGGAGCAGATGAGTTCTTTGGAGGATATAATATGTATCGCAATGCAGAGCGATACGGTGAGAATCTGAAGGATTTTTATGTTGGAAACACGAACATCATGAAAGAAGATGAGAAACAAAAGATTTTGAAGCATTATGATCCAGATGTGCTGCCGATTGAAGTTGCGGCTCCGATTTATGAAGAGATGGAAGGGTTAGACCCACTTTCGAAAATGTCCAATGTCGATATTCAGATTTGGCTGGAAGGAGATATTTACCTTAATGTCGATAAGATGAGCGAGGCGGCGGGATTGGAGATCCGTATGCCACTGACAGACCGGAGAATTTTTGATATTGCATCGAGAATGCCGTCTAAATATAAAGTCAATGATGAACAGAACAAGGTGGCATTTCGTACTGCAGCCGCGAAGGTTCTTCCTGAGGAGATTGCTTTCCGTAAGAAACTTGGATTTATTGTGCCGATTCGAATTTGGATGGCAGATGATCGTTACAATCAAGATGTGCGTGCGAAGTTCCAAAGTGAGATGGCAGAGAAATTCTTCAATGTGGACGAGATTAACGCAATTTTTGATGAGTATGTAAATGGAAACTCTGACAATTGGAGAAAAGTGTGGACAATTTATACCTTCCTTGTATGGTATGAGGAATATTTTGTGAAACGCTGA
- a CDS encoding ECF transporter S component has product MQQKQATGVDTKAMLPIFSCGFMVVAELFLPWFSMPVLKYSKLQTSYTLWNVSECVDNIQKSIRGGGKLSMELLTAEEIKTIGQWSIALQVFAIILTVLLIGAAIAAYRWKKKSVVYIRLTFLVAAILPALAFAANMQGNLFLNEKIGRESHFINLTIHSYLQLTAFPYAQLILALVMIAAVGKLLDTQFEYEAIMYIQRSVREDKKIGKRTKVSIFLILFAIPCLIFFGIFFLNDRSASFIALCIIGLAMIPFCMIFEDRKPQAREVLLIAVMAAIAVVGRMAFFMLPQFKPVTAIVIITGISLGAEAGFLTGAVAGFVSNFFFGQGPWTPWQMFAFGIIGFLAGLLFRGKREKYKKSKLILCLYGGIATLVIYGFLMDTSSITMFGTGFSWKALAAMYASGLPFNIVHGISTMVFLFFLAGPMDRKLERIKKKYGIL; this is encoded by the coding sequence ATGCAGCAAAAACAGGCGACAGGAGTAGATACAAAGGCGATGCTGCCGATTTTTTCTTGTGGATTTATGGTTGTTGCTGAACTGTTTCTGCCGTGGTTTTCCATGCCGGTCTTGAAATACTCAAAACTTCAGACTTCATATACGTTGTGGAATGTGTCAGAATGTGTGGATAATATACAGAAAAGTATCCGTGGAGGAGGAAAACTTTCCATGGAACTGTTGACGGCGGAGGAAATAAAAACGATTGGGCAGTGGAGTATTGCCTTGCAGGTCTTTGCAATTATTTTGACAGTTCTCCTGATTGGTGCTGCGATTGCAGCATATAGGTGGAAGAAAAAAAGTGTAGTATATATTCGTCTCACCTTTTTGGTAGCGGCAATTTTGCCGGCACTGGCATTTGCGGCAAACATGCAGGGAAACCTGTTTCTAAATGAAAAGATTGGACGAGAGAGTCATTTTATCAATTTGACGATACACAGCTATCTTCAGCTGACAGCATTTCCATATGCACAGTTGATTCTTGCTTTAGTGATGATTGCAGCGGTCGGAAAGCTTTTGGATACGCAGTTTGAGTATGAGGCGATCATGTATATACAGAGAAGTGTGCGTGAGGATAAAAAAATCGGAAAGCGAACCAAAGTCTCCATTTTTTTGATTTTGTTTGCGATTCCGTGTTTGATTTTTTTCGGAATCTTTTTCCTGAATGACAGAAGCGCATCTTTCATTGCTTTGTGTATTATTGGGCTTGCAATGATACCGTTTTGCATGATTTTTGAAGATCGGAAACCACAGGCAAGGGAAGTGCTTTTGATTGCGGTTATGGCTGCGATTGCAGTTGTTGGGCGTATGGCATTTTTTATGCTGCCACAGTTTAAGCCGGTGACAGCCATAGTGATCATAACCGGAATCAGTCTCGGCGCAGAAGCAGGTTTTTTGACAGGTGCGGTTGCGGGATTTGTCTCTAATTTCTTTTTCGGTCAGGGACCGTGGACACCTTGGCAAATGTTTGCGTTTGGCATTATTGGGTTTCTTGCAGGCTTATTGTTCCGTGGAAAACGGGAAAAATATAAGAAAAGCAAGTTGATTTTATGCCTGTATGGGGGAATTGCAACACTTGTAATCTATGGCTTTTTGATGGATACGTCTTCCATTACTATGTTTGGCACCGGATTTTCGTGGAAGGCGCTTGCGGCAATGTATGCAAGTGGTCTGCCGTTTAATATCGTGCATGGGATTTCCACAATGGTGTTCCTGTTCTTTCTGGCGGGACCGATGGATCGAAAATTAGAGCGCATCAAGAAAAAATATGGAATTTTATAA
- a CDS encoding ABC transporter ATP-binding protein — MALFEIRNLTFTYPEAKTPALQEVNVAIEQGEFIVICGKSGCGKTTLLRHFKTALTPYGTRSGEIRFLGDALEQVSVRTQASEIGYVLQSPDNQIVTDKVWHEMAFGLENLGYDQQTIRLRVAEMASFFGIQNWFAKNVEELSGGQKQLLNLASVMAMQPKVLVLDEPTSQLDPIAASEFLATIRKINLELGTTVIIIEHRLEEVFPMADKVLVLEEGRQILYDEPRQVGKALAGNDLFLAMPSPVQIYDGTGQVGTCPLTVCEGRNWLKAHFEKEQSGFCETENEKSTKGKDEVVIEAKEVWFRYEKEMPDVVKDLSLQVKKGELFCMLGGNGTGKSTTLSLLSGIRRPYRGKILLKGKDIRKRKEKELFHGLIGVLPQNPQSLFVGNTVREDLWEMFSGFHIQRKKEYEKQMERVIEDTQIGHLLDMHPYDLSGGEQQRAALAKVLLLEPEILLLDEPTKGLDGFYKQKLADIFERLKKRGVTILMVSHDIEFCASYGDTCAMFFDGSVITSQSAKAFFVGNSFYTTAANRMARQLYPDAVTVKEVIEACSKNRRQE, encoded by the coding sequence ATGGCACTATTTGAAATCAGAAATCTGACATTTACTTACCCAGAGGCAAAGACACCGGCTTTGCAGGAGGTGAATGTTGCAATTGAACAGGGAGAATTTATTGTCATCTGTGGAAAATCTGGCTGCGGAAAGACGACATTGCTTCGGCATTTTAAAACTGCACTGACACCATATGGGACAAGAAGTGGAGAAATTCGATTTTTGGGGGACGCTTTGGAGCAGGTATCTGTCAGAACACAGGCAAGTGAGATCGGATATGTTCTTCAGAGTCCGGACAATCAGATTGTGACAGATAAAGTGTGGCATGAAATGGCATTTGGACTTGAGAATCTCGGATATGATCAACAGACGATTCGGCTTCGAGTAGCTGAGATGGCGAGCTTTTTTGGCATTCAGAACTGGTTTGCGAAAAATGTGGAGGAACTGTCGGGAGGACAGAAACAACTTTTAAATCTGGCTTCTGTGATGGCAATGCAGCCGAAGGTGCTTGTGCTTGATGAGCCGACTTCACAGCTTGACCCGATTGCGGCGAGTGAATTCCTTGCAACGATACGGAAAATTAATCTGGAACTTGGGACGACGGTGATCATCATCGAGCACCGTTTGGAAGAAGTGTTTCCGATGGCAGATAAAGTGCTTGTTCTGGAGGAGGGACGACAAATCTTGTATGATGAGCCAAGGCAGGTAGGAAAGGCGCTTGCCGGAAATGATCTGTTTCTTGCAATGCCAAGTCCGGTACAGATTTATGATGGAACGGGACAGGTCGGAACATGCCCTTTGACGGTCTGCGAGGGGAGAAACTGGCTGAAGGCACATTTTGAAAAAGAGCAATCTGGATTCTGTGAGACAGAGAACGAAAAGAGTACAAAAGGAAAAGATGAGGTTGTCATCGAGGCAAAGGAAGTGTGGTTCCGATACGAAAAAGAGATGCCGGATGTCGTGAAAGATCTGTCCCTGCAGGTAAAAAAGGGCGAACTTTTCTGCATGTTAGGCGGAAATGGAACTGGGAAAAGTACGACATTATCACTTTTATCCGGAATTCGAAGACCTTATCGAGGGAAAATCCTGCTGAAAGGAAAGGATATTCGCAAGCGAAAGGAAAAAGAATTGTTTCATGGTTTGATAGGGGTGCTTCCGCAGAACCCGCAAAGTCTTTTTGTGGGAAACACAGTCCGTGAGGACTTGTGGGAAATGTTTTCTGGATTTCATATCCAGCGAAAAAAGGAATATGAAAAGCAAATGGAGCGTGTGATTGAAGATACACAAATCGGTCATCTGCTTGATATGCATCCGTACGACCTAAGCGGCGGCGAGCAGCAAAGGGCGGCTCTGGCAAAGGTGCTTCTCCTGGAACCTGAGATTTTGCTTTTGGATGAGCCGACAAAAGGTCTTGATGGTTTTTACAAACAAAAACTTGCGGATATTTTTGAGCGTCTGAAAAAGAGAGGTGTCACAATTCTGATGGTGTCGCATGACATTGAATTTTGTGCTTCTTATGGAGATACGTGTGCAATGTTTTTTGATGGAAGTGTTATAACTTCGCAAAGTGCAAAAGCATTTTTTGTCGGAAATAGTTTTTATACAACAGCGGCAAACCGGATGGCGAGACAGTTATATCCGGATGCAGTAACAGTAAAGGAAGTGATAGAAGCATGCAGCAAAAACAGGCGACAGGAGTAG
- a CDS encoding energy-coupling factor transporter transmembrane component T has translation MIPVFLISALVNPLFNHEGVTLLFYFRTGNPLTLESIVYGLASGVMLVSVLNWFSCYQVIMTSDKFIYLFGKLIPAMSLILSMVLRFVPKFKNQIEKVSDAQKCIGRDVTNGNTLAKAKHGMKILSIMTTWALENSVETADSMKSRGYGLRGRTIFSIYRFDTRDKRIFSVMAVAGLIVLGGIVTKKVYFLYFPMMEGNPLNWETLLIYVIYGGMCMLPMVINIVEDIKWHYLKSEI, from the coding sequence ATGATTCCTGTATTCTTGATCTCAGCACTTGTAAATCCTCTTTTTAATCATGAGGGAGTGACACTTTTGTTCTACTTTCGAACGGGCAATCCCCTGACGTTAGAATCCATTGTATATGGACTGGCGTCCGGTGTGATGCTTGTGTCGGTATTAAACTGGTTTTCCTGCTATCAGGTCATTATGACCTCGGATAAATTCATTTATCTGTTTGGGAAACTAATTCCGGCGATGTCATTGATTTTATCTATGGTGCTTCGCTTTGTTCCGAAGTTTAAAAATCAGATTGAAAAAGTGTCCGATGCGCAGAAGTGTATTGGGAGAGATGTGACAAATGGAAATACACTTGCAAAGGCAAAACACGGCATGAAAATTCTTTCAATCATGACGACGTGGGCATTGGAAAATTCAGTGGAGACAGCAGATTCCATGAAGTCGAGAGGATATGGACTGCGTGGCAGAACTATTTTTTCCATCTATCGTTTTGATACGAGAGACAAAAGGATATTTTCGGTGATGGCTGTAGCAGGCCTGATTGTGCTTGGCGGAATTGTAACAAAAAAAGTATATTTTTTATATTTCCCGATGATGGAGGGAAATCCGTTAAACTGGGAAACACTTTTGATCTATGTCATTTATGGGGGAATGTGTATGCTTCCTATGGTGATTAATATTGTGGAGGATATAAAATGGCACTATTTGAAATCAGAAATCTGA
- a CDS encoding DUF4430 domain-containing protein: MVMKHKVKRVIGLLLIAVLMSSVATGCGKTTLTNTVQNENKQKDSDAWMEDDASGQKDTDKSETSKEEEYYDVDKIQGGEVDYSKYEEKKSSRAASGNSNSNVTYSDGTGSGQDQYQTNPVPEGMQNPVEPGEITIDKSKKQTCYLTISCATILDNMENLTEGKEKLIPSDGVIYATRKVTFYEGESVFDVLLRETKNNRVHMEYSFNPLFNSNYIEAINNLYEFDCGQNSGWMYNVNGWYPNYGCSRYIVQEGDEIQWNYTCDLGSDLGTSWMDQNGER, from the coding sequence ATGGTGATGAAGCATAAAGTGAAAAGGGTCATAGGGCTGCTTTTGATCGCTGTGTTGATGAGCAGTGTAGCGACAGGCTGTGGAAAGACAACGCTTACTAATACAGTGCAGAATGAAAATAAGCAGAAGGATTCAGATGCATGGATGGAGGATGATGCCTCCGGTCAAAAGGATACGGATAAAAGTGAGACTTCTAAGGAAGAAGAATACTATGACGTAGACAAGATACAAGGCGGGGAAGTTGACTATTCCAAATATGAGGAGAAAAAATCATCCAGAGCAGCAAGCGGAAATAGCAACAGCAATGTTACATACAGCGATGGGACCGGAAGTGGACAGGATCAATATCAGACAAATCCTGTTCCGGAAGGAATGCAAAATCCGGTGGAACCAGGAGAAATCACAATTGACAAAAGCAAGAAACAGACCTGCTATCTCACCATTTCCTGTGCAACGATTCTTGACAATATGGAAAATCTGACAGAAGGGAAAGAAAAACTGATCCCTTCTGACGGAGTGATCTATGCGACAAGAAAAGTGACGTTTTATGAAGGAGAGAGTGTCTTTGATGTCCTTCTCCGTGAAACGAAAAATAACCGTGTGCATATGGAATATTCCTTCAATCCGCTGTTCAACAGTAATTATATAGAAGCGATCAATAATCTGTATGAGTTTGACTGCGGCCAGAATTCCGGCTGGATGTACAATGTCAATGGGTGGTATCCAAACTATGGCTGCAGCAGATATATAGTTCAGGAAGGAGATGAAATCCAGTGGAATTATACCTGTGATTTGGGAAGCGATCTGGGGACAAGCTGGATGGATCAAAATGGGGAAAGATAA